In Erigeron canadensis isolate Cc75 chromosome 1, C_canadensis_v1, whole genome shotgun sequence, a single window of DNA contains:
- the LOC122585122 gene encoding WD repeat-containing protein 3, translating to MVKSYLRYEPAAAFGVITSIDSNITFDTSGKHLLAPALEKIAVWHIRQGVCAKTLSPSTQTRGPSIAVTSIAAVPSSSSLIASGNADGSIRIWDYERGTCETTLNGHKGATTVLRFNKSGSLLASGSKDNDIVLWDVIGEVGLFRLRGHRDQVTDLAFLDSGKKLVSASKDKFLRVWDLDTQHCTQIIGGHHSEIWSIDVDADQRYLVTGSADSELRFYTIKHEITDGQSVSKTSPTDTDGRDSSVESKWESLKFFGEIQRQSKDRVATVRFNKSGNLLACQVAGKTVEIYRVLDETEAKRKAKRRTNRKKERKSSKTIDAANSGNIDNELKDDGNLTMVTVPDVFKLLETLRANKKICSMSFSPVTSKKSLDTLALSLNNNLLEVYSIDSSSTPKTSASSSISKSSAIELQGHRSDVRSVTLSSDSTLLMSTSHNAVKIWNPSTGSCLRTIDSGYGLCSLFVPGNKYAVIGTKSGDLEIIDVRSSTTVEVVKAHTGSVQSIVPTPDGGGFVTGSIDRDIKFWEYETTKVPGQDLVNLTVTNVRTLPMNDDVIVVSVSPDGRHIAAALLDCTVKVFYMDTLKFFLTLYGHKLPVLCMDMSSDGDLIVTGSADKNLKIWGLDFGDCHKSIFAHADSVTAVKFVQNTHYMFSVGKDRLVKYWDADKFELLLTLEGHHAEVWCVSISHRGDFLVTGSHDRSIRRWDRTEEPFFLEEEKEKRLEEMFEADLDNSLENRYLPQQELPEEGAVAVAGKKTQETLSATDSIIEALDIAVEELKRIAEHEAEKRRGKTAEFRSNIIMLGLSPSEYILLAVSKVHTNDLEQTLLALPFADALNLLSYLKEWSSNPDKVELVCRIATVLLQLHHNQLVATTSSRPVLAVLRDILHARVKECKDTLGFNLAAMDHLRQLMASKSDAPFQDAKEKLLEIRSQQSKRVEARADMKSERRKKKKKQKKDDGHVWS from the exons ATGGTGAAATCGTATCTCCGATACGAACCGGCGGCGGCGTTCGGTGTAATTACTTCAATTGACTCTAACATCACTTTCGATACTTCCGGCAAACATTTACTAGCCCCGGCGCTTGAAAAGATCGCTGTTTGGCATATCCGTCAAGGCGTTTGCGCCAAAACACTTTCGCCGTCAACTCAAACTCGTGGTCCGTCTATCGCCGTTACGTCTATTGCAGCTgttccatcttcttcttctctg ATAGCTAGTGGGAATGCTGATGGAAGTATAAGAATTTGGGATTATGAGAGAGGAACCTGCGAGACCACATTGAATGGGCACAAAGGGGCTACTACAGTTCTGCGGTTTAACAAGTCAGGATCATTACTTGCTTCCGGAAGCAAAGACAATGACATTGTTTTATGGGATGTTATTGGTGAAGTTGGACTTTTTCGACTACGTGGCCATCGTGACCAG GTTACTGATCTCGCTTTCTTGGATTCTGGTAAAAAACTTGTTAGTGCATCTAAGGACAAGTTTTTAAGGGTTTGGGATCTTGACACCCAACATTGTACACAAATAATTGGTGGTCATCACAGTGAAATTTGGTCCATCGATGTTGATGCTGATCAGAGATATTTAGTGACTGGATCAGCTGATTCAGAGCTCAGATTTTATACCATAAAACATGAAATTACAGATGGTCAATCTGTATCGAAAACTAGTCCAACTGATACTGATGGTAGAGATTCATCTGTTGAAAGCAAATGGGAAAGTTTGAAGTTTTTTGGTGAAATCCAACGACAAAGCAAAGATCGTGTTGCAACAGTTAGATTTAACAAGTCTGGCAACCTTCTAGCTTGTCAAGTTGCAGGGAAGACAGTGGAGATATATCGTGTATTGGATGAGACAGAAGCGAAACGTAAAGCAAAAAGAAGAACAAATcgaaaaaaagaaaggaaatcaTCTAAAACAATTGACGCTGCCAATAGTGGAAACATAGACAATGAATTAAAAGATGATGGAAACCTGACCATGGTTACAGTCCCTGATGTATTTAAGCTTTTGGAGACTCTTAGAGCTAACAAGAAAATATGTTCTATGTCATTCTCTCCCGTTACGTCCAAAAAGTCGCTAGATACTTTAGCATTGTCGTTAAACAACAATTTGCTGGAGGTGTATTCAATAGATAGCAGCTCAACCCCAAAAACAAGTGCTAGCAGCTCTATTTCAAAATCAAGTGCAATTGAGCTTCAAGGTCATCGTTCTGATGTTAGAAGTGTTACGCTTAGCTCAGACAGCACACTTTTAATGTCAACAAGTCATAATGCTGTGAAGATTTGGAATCCAAGTACTGGTTCTTGTCTTCGAACTATCGATTCaggatatgggctatgtagttTGTTTGTTCCTGGTAACAAGTATGCTGTAATTGGCACAAAAAGCGGGGATCTTGAAATTATTGACGTGAGAAGTAGCACTACTGTTGAAGTAGTGAAAGCTCATACGGGCTCTGTTCAATCAATTGTTCCCACACCAGATGGTGGCGGTTTTGTCACTGGGAGCATAGATCGTGATATTAAGTTTTGGGAGTATGAAACCACAAAAGTTCCTGGTCAG GATTTGGTGAATCTTACAGTGACCAATGTGAGGACATTACCAATGAATGATGATGTTATAGTGGTTTCTGTGAGCCCTGATGGGAGGCATATAGCGGCCGCATTATTGGATTGCACTGTGAAG GTCTTCTACATGGATACTCTGAAATTTTTCCTTACATTGTATGGTCACAAGCTTCCAGTATTGTGTATGGATATGTCATCTGATGGGGATCTTATTGTTACTGGTTCTGCTgacaaaaacttgaaaatatgGGGTTTGGACTTTGGTGACTGTCACAAGTCTATATTTGCACATGCCGATAG TGTAACAGCAGTGAAGTTTGTTCAGAACACCCATTACATGTTCAGTGTCGGGAAAGACCGGCTGGTAAAATACTGGGATGCTGATAAATTTGAGTTACTTTTAACCCTAGAAGGCCATCATGCTGAAGTTTGGTGTGTCTCTATCAGTCACCGTGGTGATTTTCTTGTCACAGGGTCTCATGATCGATCAATTCGACGTTGGGACCGTACTGAAGAACCCTTTTTTCTCGAG GAAGAGAAAGAGAAGAGATTGGAAGAAATGTTTGAGGCTGACCTTGACAACTCCTTAGAAAACAGATATTTGCCTCAGCAAGAACTTCCAGAGGAGGGGGCTGTAGCTGTAGCtggaaaaaaaactcaagaaacTTTATCAGCAACTGATTCAATTATTGAAGCATTAGATATTGCAGTAGAAGAATTGAAACGAATTGCTGAACACGAG GCGGAAAAGAGGAGGGGAAAAACTGCAGAGTTTCGATCTAATATTATTATGCTGGGGCTTTCTCCATCCGAGTATATCCTCCTAGCAGTCTCAAAAGTTCATACGAATGACCTTGAGCAGACGTTATTG GCTCTGCCATTTGCAGATGCTTTGAATcttttatcatatttaaaagagTGGTCCTCGAATCCTGATAAG GTTGAGCTGGTTTGCAGGATCGCCACGGTGTTACTGCAGTTGCATCATAATCAGCTTGTTGCTACCACAAGCTCCAGACCTGTTCTGGCTGTGTTGAGAGATATACTTCATGCTAGAGTTaag gaaTGCAAGGATACTCTTGGATTCAATCTGGCAGCTATGGATCACCTCAGG CAATTAatggcttcaaaatctgatgcacCTTTCCAAGATGCAAAGGAAAAATTACTCGAAATACGCTCACAGCAGTCGAAACGTGTTGAAGCAAGGGCAGACATGAAAAGTgagaggaggaagaagaagaagaagcaaaagAAGGATGATGGGCACGTGTGGTCTTAA
- the LOC122584825 gene encoding uncharacterized protein LOC122584825, giving the protein MEVKKVYCRKNKRQVDVDHIPKCYQLPRTTPSSKPTTQFDFPASSFQELEPRSRKEIESSVSVLCSEMSNGTIRGANDPSSSASTEPQYRRRKTLLNGMVSLVTDAKFYGQKALVQPCSSRKDEDKDDTLDLTPNRSQLTESSEMLHYKKPPKSCKESYASAKGVDDANHHDQLSDRGDSSSSSRVGTGWTGRARSKRERKRKVHFDEVTCPLYTSRKVRRFKIMRSLGLAAPVGSPFISLQ; this is encoded by the exons ATGGAGGTAAAGAAAGTGTATTGCAGAAAGAATAAAAGGCAAGTAGATGTAGATCATATACCAAAGTGTTATCAGCTTCCTAGAACCACCCCTTCTTCCAAACCCACAACTCAATTCGATTTTCCTGCCTCTTCCTTTCaag AACTGGAGCCACGTAGCCGCAAAGAGATCGAATCAAGTGTCTCAGTGTTgtgttcagaaatgtcaaatggCACCATAAGGGGTGCCAACGACCCGTCTTCTAGTGCATCCACTGAGCCTCAATATAGAAGGCGAAAAACATTGTTGAACGGCATGGTTAGTTTGGTCACGGATGCCAAGTTTTATGGGCAAAAAGCACTTGTTCAACCTTGCAGTAGCAG AAAAGATGAAGATAAAGATGATACTTTGGATCTCACTCCTAATAGATCACAATTGACTGAAAGCTCTGAA ATGTTGCACTATAAGAAACCCCCTAAATCATGCAAGGAGTCATATGCTTCCGCGAAAGGAGTAGATGATGCGAATCACCATGACCAATTATCTG ATAGGGGTGACTCATCAAGTTCTAGCAGAGTAGGAACTGGTTGGACAGGGAGAGCAAGAAGCAAGCgtgaaagaaaaaggaaagttCATTTTGAT GAGGTGACTTGCCCGTTGTATACATCAAGGAAAGTCCGTAGATTCAAGATAATGCGTTCACTTGGACTTGCTGCACCAGTCGGATCTCCTTTCATTTCTTTGCAATGA